A section of the Pseudomonas sp. Q1-7 genome encodes:
- the ssuE gene encoding NADPH-dependent FMN reductase gives MVVVTLSGSPSPTSRSAALLARARQWLERHGVEVTGFAVRDFPAEDLLHARFDSPRVQHLIEQVSQADGLLLATPVYKASFAGALKTLLDVLPERALAGKVVLPIATAGSNAHMLALDYALRPVLAALKAEDVKLGVFADDRQVAFENGELRLAPSLALRLDEALAQFHQALARRPRPLAPDALRHARWSV, from the coding sequence ATGGTGGTGGTGACCCTGTCCGGCAGTCCCAGCCCGACCTCGCGCTCCGCCGCGCTGCTGGCGCGCGCGCGGCAGTGGCTGGAACGCCACGGCGTCGAGGTGACGGGTTTCGCGGTGCGCGATTTCCCCGCAGAGGACCTGCTGCACGCGCGCTTCGACAGCCCCCGTGTGCAGCACCTGATCGAGCAGGTCAGTCAGGCCGATGGCCTGCTGCTGGCCACGCCGGTCTACAAGGCGTCGTTCGCCGGCGCCCTGAAGACCCTGCTGGACGTGCTGCCCGAGCGGGCCCTGGCCGGCAAGGTGGTGCTGCCCATCGCCACCGCCGGCAGCAACGCCCACATGCTGGCGCTGGACTACGCCCTGCGGCCGGTCCTGGCGGCCCTCAAGGCCGAGGACGTGAAGCTCGGCGTATTTGCCGACGATCGCCAAGTGGCGTTCGAGAACGGCGAGCTGCGATTGGCCCCGTCGCTGGCGCTGCGCCTGGACGAAGCCCTGGCGCAGTTCCACCAGGCCCTGGCCCGCCGGCCACGTCCGCTGGCCCCTGACGCCCTGCGCCACGCGCGCTGGAGCGTCTGA
- a CDS encoding sulfonate ABC transporter substrate-binding protein, whose protein sequence is MRTITLRRSLAALFTAALAFGAITQAQAETLRIGYQKYGTLVLLKAKGTLEKRLAAQGIQVKWTEFPGGPQLLEGLNVGAIDFGVTGETPPVFAQAAGADLLYVAYEPPAPTSEAILVPKDSAIQSVKDLAGKRVALNKGSNVHYLLIRALEEAGLTYRDVRPVYLPPADARAAFERGSVDAWAIWDPFQAAAEKQLAARTLRNGQDIVDNHQFYLATRSFAQQHPQVVSALIEEVRAVGEDAKADPDKVTEQVAPLLGLPRDITSVAVKRRGYGAGPLTPEVVAAQQKIADTFTGLKLIPKQLSIKDVIWTPPASVPPAKVAQP, encoded by the coding sequence ATGCGCACCATCACTTTGCGTCGGAGCCTGGCTGCGCTGTTCACCGCGGCCCTGGCTTTCGGCGCCATCACCCAGGCACAGGCCGAGACCCTGCGGATCGGTTACCAGAAATACGGCACCCTGGTGCTGCTCAAGGCCAAGGGCACGCTGGAGAAGCGCCTGGCGGCACAGGGCATCCAGGTCAAATGGACCGAGTTCCCGGGCGGCCCGCAGTTGCTGGAGGGCCTGAACGTCGGCGCCATCGACTTCGGCGTCACCGGCGAGACGCCGCCGGTGTTCGCCCAGGCCGCCGGCGCCGATCTGCTCTACGTGGCTTATGAGCCGCCGGCGCCCACCAGCGAGGCGATCCTGGTGCCCAAGGACTCGGCCATCCAGTCGGTGAAAGACCTGGCCGGCAAGAGGGTCGCCTTGAACAAGGGCTCCAACGTCCATTACCTGCTGATCCGTGCCCTCGAAGAGGCCGGCCTCACGTACCGCGACGTCCGGCCGGTGTACCTGCCGCCGGCCGACGCCCGCGCGGCCTTCGAGCGCGGCAGCGTGGACGCCTGGGCGATCTGGGACCCCTTCCAGGCTGCCGCCGAGAAACAACTGGCGGCCCGTACCCTGCGCAACGGCCAGGACATCGTCGACAACCACCAGTTCTACCTGGCCACTCGCTCCTTTGCGCAGCAGCACCCCCAGGTGGTCAGTGCCCTGATCGAGGAAGTGCGCGCCGTGGGCGAAGACGCCAAGGCCGACCCGGACAAGGTCACCGAACAGGTGGCGCCGTTGCTGGGCCTGCCCCGGGACATCACCTCCGTCGCGGTGAAACGCCGTGGCTACGGCGCCGGGCCGCTGACCCCTGAGGTGGTGGCCGCGCAGCAGAAGATCGCCGACACCTTCACCGGCCTGAAGCTGATTCCGAAACAACTCAGCATCAAGGACGTGATCTGGACGCCGCCGGCCTCGGTGCCCCCGGCCAAGGTCGCCCAGCCGTAA
- the ssuD gene encoding FMNH2-dependent alkanesulfonate monooxygenase, with product MSLNIFWFLPTHGDGHFLGTSEGARAVDHGYLQQIAQAADRLGYGGVLIPTGRSCEDSWLVAASLIPVTRRLKFLVALRPGIISPTVAARQAATLDRLSGGRALFNLVTGGDPTELAADGLHLNHEERYEASAEFTRIWRRVLEGETVDYQGKHIQVKGAKLFYPPLQQPRPPLYFGGSSEAAQDLAAEQVELYLTWGEPPAAVKEKIEQVRAKAAQRGRSVRFGIRLHVIVRQTNEAAWAAAERLIEKLDDATIAKAQAAFARFDSVGQQRMAALHNGKRDQLEVSPNLWAGVGLVRGGAGTALVGDGPTVAARVKEYADLGIDTFIFSGYPHLEESYRVAELLFPHLDVARPRSTDGLGFVSPFGEMVANEALPEAKLASQS from the coding sequence ATGAGCCTGAACATCTTCTGGTTCCTTCCCACCCATGGCGACGGCCACTTCCTCGGGACATCCGAGGGTGCCCGCGCCGTTGACCACGGCTACCTGCAGCAGATCGCCCAGGCCGCCGACCGCCTCGGCTACGGCGGCGTACTGATTCCCACCGGGCGTTCCTGCGAGGACTCCTGGCTGGTGGCCGCCTCGCTGATCCCGGTGACCCGGCGCCTGAAATTCCTCGTCGCCCTGCGACCGGGGATCATTTCGCCCACGGTGGCCGCGCGCCAGGCCGCTACCCTGGATCGCCTCTCCGGTGGCCGCGCGCTGTTCAACCTGGTGACCGGCGGCGACCCGACCGAGCTGGCCGCCGATGGCCTGCACCTGAACCATGAAGAGCGCTACGAAGCGTCCGCCGAGTTCACCCGCATCTGGCGCCGCGTGCTGGAAGGCGAGACGGTCGACTACCAGGGCAAACACATCCAGGTGAAGGGTGCGAAGCTGTTCTACCCGCCGCTTCAGCAACCGCGCCCGCCGTTGTACTTCGGCGGCTCCTCCGAGGCCGCGCAGGACCTGGCGGCGGAGCAGGTGGAGCTCTACCTGACCTGGGGCGAACCGCCGGCGGCGGTGAAGGAAAAAATCGAGCAGGTGCGCGCCAAGGCCGCCCAGCGAGGTCGCAGCGTACGCTTCGGCATCCGCCTGCATGTGATCGTGCGGCAGACCAATGAAGCCGCCTGGGCCGCCGCCGAGCGTCTGATCGAAAAGCTCGACGACGCCACCATCGCCAAGGCCCAGGCCGCCTTCGCCCGCTTCGACTCGGTGGGCCAGCAGCGCATGGCCGCCCTGCACAATGGCAAGCGCGACCAGTTGGAGGTCAGCCCCAACCTCTGGGCCGGTGTCGGTCTGGTGCGTGGCGGTGCCGGCACCGCGCTGGTGGGCGACGGTCCCACCGTGGCCGCGCGGGTCAAGGAATACGCTGACCTGGGCATCGACACGTTCATCTTCTCCGGCTACCCGCACCTGGAAGAGTCCTACCGCGTTGCCGAGTTGCTGTTCCCGCACCTGGACGTGGCGCGTCCGCGCTCCACTGACGGCCTGGGCTTCGTCAGCCCCTTCGGCGAAATGGTGGCCAACGAGGCGCTGCCCGAAGCCAAGCTGGCCTCGCAGAGCTGA
- the ssuC gene encoding aliphatic sulfonate ABC transporter permease SsuC — protein sequence MTFNSILLRLAPWALPLALLAIWQGAVVTGLLSTRILPAPSAVLAAGWDLLASGEIWTHLAVSGWRAGIGFVIGGGLGLLLGFITGLSTWGERLLDSSVQMIRNVPHLALIPLVILWFGIDESAKVFLVALGTLFPIYLNTYHGIRNVDPALVEMARSYGLTGFALFRQVILPGALPSILVGVRFALGLMWLTLIVAETISASSGIGYLAMNAREFLQTDVVVLAILLYAVLGKLADLLARGLERIWLRWHPAYQAKGGAA from the coding sequence ATGACGTTCAATTCCATACTCCTGCGCCTGGCGCCCTGGGCCCTGCCCCTGGCGCTGCTGGCGATCTGGCAGGGCGCCGTGGTCACCGGCCTGCTCTCCACCCGCATCCTGCCGGCGCCCAGCGCGGTGCTGGCGGCGGGCTGGGACCTGCTCGCCAGCGGCGAGATCTGGACCCACCTGGCCGTCAGTGGCTGGCGTGCCGGCATCGGCTTCGTCATTGGCGGCGGCCTTGGGCTGTTGCTGGGGTTCATCACCGGCCTGTCGACGTGGGGCGAGCGCCTGCTCGACAGCTCGGTGCAGATGATCCGCAACGTGCCGCACCTGGCGCTTATCCCGCTGGTGATCCTGTGGTTCGGCATCGACGAGTCGGCGAAGGTCTTCCTGGTCGCCCTCGGCACCCTGTTCCCCATTTACCTCAACACCTACCACGGCATCCGCAACGTCGATCCGGCACTGGTGGAAATGGCGCGCAGCTATGGGCTGACGGGCTTCGCCCTGTTCCGTCAGGTCATCCTGCCGGGCGCGTTGCCTTCGATCCTGGTGGGGGTGCGCTTCGCCCTGGGGCTCATGTGGCTGACGCTGATCGTCGCCGAGACGATTTCCGCCAGTTCCGGTATCGGCTACCTGGCGATGAACGCCCGCGAGTTCCTACAGACCGATGTCGTGGTGCTGGCGATCCTGCTCTACGCGGTGCTCGGCAAGCTGGCTGACCTCCTCGCCCGTGGCCTGGAACGCATCTGGTTGCGTTGGCACCCGGCCTACCAGGCCAAGGGAGGTGCCGCATGA
- the ssuB gene encoding aliphatic sulfonates ABC transporter ATP-binding protein, producing MTAALQAPQRLKRGIPLALRGIGKAFGEREVLKGIDLLIPAGQFVAVVGRSGCGKSTLLRLLAGLDKPSRGELLSGSAPLEEAREDTRLMFQDARLLPWKRVIDNVGLGLSGDWRPRALEALDAVGLADRAREWPTALSGGQKQRVALARALIHQPRLLLLDEPLGALDALTRIEMQQLIERLWQQHGFTVLLVTHDVNEAVAIADRVILIEDGAIGLDLAVDLPCPRARGSARLAALEADVLERVLALPAAPPEAEPVSPLPTQLRWAL from the coding sequence ATGACCGCCGCCCTGCAGGCTCCGCAACGCCTCAAGCGGGGTATCCCGCTGGCGTTGCGGGGTATCGGCAAGGCCTTCGGTGAACGCGAGGTGCTCAAGGGCATCGACCTCCTGATCCCCGCTGGCCAGTTCGTCGCCGTGGTCGGCCGCAGCGGATGCGGCAAGAGCACCCTGCTGCGCCTGCTGGCGGGACTGGACAAGCCCTCCCGTGGCGAGCTGCTGTCCGGCTCGGCGCCGCTGGAAGAGGCCCGCGAAGACACCCGGCTGATGTTCCAGGACGCCCGGCTGCTGCCCTGGAAGCGGGTGATCGACAACGTGGGCCTGGGACTTTCCGGTGACTGGCGTCCACGCGCCCTGGAAGCCCTGGACGCGGTGGGCCTCGCCGACCGCGCCCGGGAATGGCCCACGGCCCTCTCGGGTGGCCAGAAGCAGCGCGTGGCGCTGGCCCGCGCGCTGATTCACCAGCCGCGCCTGCTGCTGCTGGACGAGCCCCTGGGCGCCCTGGATGCCCTGACCCGCATCGAAATGCAGCAACTGATCGAACGGCTCTGGCAGCAGCATGGCTTCACCGTGCTGCTGGTGACCCATGACGTGAACGAGGCGGTGGCTATCGCCGACCGGGTGATCCTGATCGAAGACGGTGCCATCGGCCTGGACCTGGCCGTCGACCTGCCCTGCCCGCGAGCGCGCGGTTCGGCACGCCTGGCGGCGCTGGAGGCCGACGTGCTGGAGCGTGTGCTGGCGTTGCCCGCGGCGCCCCCGGAAGCGGAACCCGTTTCACCCTTGCCCACGCAATTGCGCTGGGCGCTCTGA
- a CDS encoding TOBE domain-containing protein: MTIKAINVRNQFKGTIKDIIEGPVLSEIDVQTAAGIVTSVITTRSVRELELGVGSEVIAFVKSTEVSIAKL; encoded by the coding sequence ATGACCATCAAAGCCATCAACGTCCGCAACCAGTTCAAGGGCACCATCAAGGACATCATCGAAGGCCCGGTGCTTTCCGAGATCGATGTGCAGACCGCCGCCGGCATCGTCACTTCGGTCATCACCACCCGTTCCGTGCGCGAGCTGGAACTGGGGGTGGGCTCCGAGGTGATCGCCTTCGTGAAGTCCACCGAGGTGTCGATCGCCAAGCTGTGA
- the aguA gene encoding agmatine deiminase, whose translation MNTLNSLPRDDGFRMPAEWEPHTRTWMVWPERPDNWRLGGKPAQTAFAAVAKAIARFEPVTVCVSAGQYENARARLDKPNIRVVEISNDDAWVRDTGPTFVINDSGEVRGVDWTFNAWGGFDGGLYFPWNRDDQVARKVLEIEGCKRYRTDGFVLEGGSIHVDGEGTLITTEECLLNKNRNPHLDREQIEAVLREQLAVETVIWLPDGLYNDETDGHVDNFCCYVRPGEVLLAWTDDPHDPNFPRCQAAMKVLEHARDAKGRQLVVHKMPIPGPIYATEEECAGVDLVEGTQERDPSIRLAGSYVNFLIVNGGIIAPKFDDAKDATAEAILKRVFPQHEVVMVPGREILLGGGNIHCITQQQPAPQKR comes from the coding sequence ATGAACACACTGAACAGCCTCCCCCGCGACGACGGCTTCCGCATGCCCGCCGAGTGGGAACCCCATACCCGCACCTGGATGGTCTGGCCCGAGCGCCCGGACAACTGGCGCCTGGGCGGCAAGCCCGCGCAGACCGCGTTCGCCGCCGTGGCCAAGGCCATCGCCCGCTTCGAACCGGTGACCGTCTGCGTCTCCGCAGGCCAGTACGAGAACGCCCGCGCGCGCCTCGACAAGCCGAATATCCGTGTGGTGGAAATCTCCAACGACGACGCCTGGGTGCGCGACACCGGCCCGACCTTCGTGATCAACGACAGTGGCGAAGTGCGTGGCGTGGACTGGACCTTCAACGCCTGGGGCGGCTTCGATGGCGGCCTCTACTTCCCCTGGAACCGCGACGACCAGGTGGCGCGCAAGGTCCTCGAGATCGAAGGCTGCAAGCGCTACCGCACCGACGGCTTCGTGCTGGAAGGCGGCTCCATCCACGTGGATGGCGAAGGCACCCTGATCACCACCGAGGAATGCCTGCTGAACAAGAACCGCAACCCGCACCTGGACCGCGAACAGATCGAAGCGGTGCTGCGCGAGCAACTGGCGGTGGAAACCGTGATCTGGCTGCCGGACGGCCTCTACAACGACGAGACCGACGGCCATGTGGACAACTTCTGCTGCTACGTGCGCCCGGGCGAAGTCCTGCTGGCCTGGACCGACGACCCGCACGACCCGAACTTCCCGCGTTGCCAGGCGGCGATGAAGGTGCTGGAGCACGCCCGCGACGCCAAGGGCCGCCAGTTGGTGGTGCACAAGATGCCGATTCCCGGACCGATCTACGCCACCGAGGAAGAGTGCGCCGGCGTGGACCTGGTGGAGGGCACCCAGGAACGCGATCCGTCGATCCGCCTGGCCGGCTCCTACGTGAACTTCCTGATCGTCAACGGCGGCATCATCGCGCCGAAGTTCGACGACGCGAAGGACGCCACGGCCGAAGCCATCCTCAAGCGCGTCTTCCCGCAGCATGAGGTGGTGATGGTGCCGGGCCGGGAGATTCTTCTCGGCGGCGGCAACATCCACTGCATCACCCAGCAGCAGCCAGCGCCGCAAAAGCGCTGA
- the aguB gene encoding N-carbamoylputrescine amidase — protein MSRIVTVAATQMACSWNRAANIANAEKLVRQAAAKGAQIILIQELFETPYFCQKPNPDYLQLATSTETNEAIAHFQNVARELQVVLPISYFEQAGRARFNSIAILDADGSNLGVYRKSHIPDGPGYHEKYYFNPGDTGFKVWNTRYAKIGVGICWDQWFPEAARSMALLGAEILFYPTAIGSEPHDASITSRDHWQRVQQGHAGANLMPLVASNRIGKEEQDGYDITFYGSSFIADQFGKKVEELNETEEGILVHSFDLDKLEHVRSAWGVFRDRRPNLYSPIKTLDGSLES, from the coding sequence ATGTCCCGCATCGTTACCGTCGCTGCCACCCAGATGGCCTGTTCCTGGAATCGCGCCGCGAACATCGCCAACGCCGAGAAACTGGTGCGCCAGGCCGCCGCCAAGGGCGCGCAGATCATCCTGATCCAGGAACTCTTCGAGACCCCCTATTTCTGCCAGAAGCCGAACCCGGACTACCTCCAGCTGGCGACCAGCACCGAGACCAACGAAGCCATCGCGCACTTCCAGAACGTCGCCCGCGAGCTGCAAGTCGTGCTGCCCATCAGCTACTTCGAGCAGGCCGGCCGCGCGCGCTTCAACAGCATCGCCATCCTCGATGCCGACGGCTCCAACCTGGGCGTGTACCGCAAGAGCCACATCCCGGACGGCCCCGGCTACCACGAGAAGTACTACTTCAATCCGGGCGACACCGGCTTCAAGGTGTGGAACACCCGCTACGCGAAGATCGGCGTCGGCATCTGCTGGGACCAGTGGTTCCCCGAAGCGGCCCGCAGCATGGCCCTGCTGGGCGCCGAGATCCTCTTCTACCCCACCGCCATCGGCAGCGAACCCCACGACGCCAGCATCACCTCCCGTGACCACTGGCAGCGCGTGCAACAAGGCCATGCCGGCGCCAACCTGATGCCGCTGGTGGCCTCCAACCGCATCGGCAAGGAAGAGCAGGACGGCTACGACATCACCTTCTACGGCTCCTCCTTCATCGCCGACCAGTTCGGCAAGAAGGTCGAGGAACTGAACGAGACCGAAGAAGGCATCCTGGTACACAGCTTCGACCTGGACAAACTGGAGCACGTGCGCAGCGCCTGGGGTGTGTTCCGCGATCGTCGCCCGAATCTATACTCCCCGATCAAGACCCTGGACGGCTCCCTCGAATCCTGA
- a CDS encoding TetR/AcrR family transcriptional regulator, protein MPRHATPRKPRASSQLRIAGILDAARALLAEQGVANLSIYSVAERADMPPSSVYHFFSSVPAILEALTADIHAAFRACLQVPIGHEELRHWHDLSRIVEERMLSIYADDAAARQLILAQHGLSEVTRADRQHDIELGRLMHALFERHFELPTLPDDVDVFALAMELGDRVYARSVQLHGEITPRLAEEGMRVFDAYLGLYLPPYLQKRALPLAI, encoded by the coding sequence ATGCCGCGCCACGCCACCCCCCGCAAGCCACGCGCCAGCAGCCAACTGCGTATCGCCGGGATTCTCGACGCCGCCCGCGCCCTGCTGGCCGAACAGGGTGTGGCCAACCTGTCGATCTACAGCGTCGCCGAGCGCGCGGACATGCCGCCCTCCTCCGTCTACCACTTCTTCTCCAGCGTGCCGGCGATTCTCGAAGCGCTGACCGCCGACATCCACGCCGCTTTCCGCGCCTGCCTGCAAGTGCCCATCGGCCACGAGGAGCTGCGACACTGGCATGACCTCTCGCGGATCGTCGAAGAACGCATGCTGTCGATCTATGCCGACGACGCCGCGGCGCGCCAGCTGATCCTGGCCCAGCACGGCCTCAGCGAAGTCACCCGGGCCGACCGCCAGCACGACATCGAGCTGGGTCGGCTGATGCATGCGCTGTTCGAGCGGCATTTCGAACTGCCGACCCTGCCCGACGATGTCGACGTCTTCGCCCTGGCCATGGAACTGGGCGACCGCGTCTACGCCCGCTCGGTGCAATTGCACGGCGAAATCACTCCGCGTCTGGCGGAGGAAGGCATGCGCGTATTCGACGCCTACCTCGGCCTCTACCTGCCGCCCTACCTGCAGAAGCGGGCACTGCCCCTGGCGATCTGA